In a single window of the Vallitalea longa genome:
- a CDS encoding sugar O-acetyltransferase, protein MNQRERMLKGLPYKASLDGLKEDRLENKKKIYAYNNLNPDKIEDTKKIIKNILGKTGENVYIEQPFHCDYGYNIEVGNNFYANYNCIMLDVGKITIGENVMLAPNVSIYTAGHPIHPDSRNSGYEYGISVSIGNNVWIGGNVVINPGVNIGDNVVIGSGSVVTKDIPANMIAVGNPCKVIREITEEDRKYYYKDKIFDVDDYIVE, encoded by the coding sequence ATGAATCAAAGAGAAAGAATGCTAAAAGGACTCCCTTACAAAGCAAGCCTTGATGGCTTAAAAGAAGATAGATTGGAAAACAAGAAAAAGATATATGCATATAATAATCTGAATCCAGATAAAATTGAGGATACGAAAAAAATCATAAAAAACATATTAGGAAAAACAGGTGAAAATGTCTATATTGAACAACCTTTTCATTGTGATTACGGGTATAATATTGAAGTGGGAAATAACTTCTATGCAAATTATAACTGTATCATGTTAGATGTAGGGAAAATAACTATAGGAGAAAATGTAATGTTGGCTCCTAATGTTTCAATATATACTGCTGGTCATCCAATCCATCCTGATTCACGAAACTCTGGTTATGAGTATGGGATTTCCGTTTCTATAGGAAACAATGTGTGGATAGGTGGTAATGTTGTTATTAATCCTGGTGTCAATATTGGTGATAACGTTGTAATAGGTTCTGGTAGTGTAGTAACAAAGGACATTCCAGCTAATATGATCGCAGTAGGCAATCCTTGTAAAGTGATTCGCGAGATAACTGAAGAGGATAGGAAATATTATTATAAAGATAAAATTTTTGACGTTGATGATTATATTGTAGAATGA
- a CDS encoding LysR family transcriptional regulator — MNINFELYKVFYYVATTLSFSKASTKLFISQSAVSQSIKTLEKNLNTTLFNRNTKRVTLTHEGELLLQHVEPAINLIHNGENNIMETKALNQGKIHIGASDTICKYILLPYFKKFHSRYPNIHLQVTNRTSIRCVDLLKQGNVDFIVTNIPNNNIDDSMEVIEFLEFQDVFIAGNDFAELRNKFVSLKELLKYPLLMLEKNTTTSQYIYNVFKDNGLSLSPEIELTSIELLVELAKINLGISLVPDYCLQDNLLEDVFPLEINEKLPRRGLAVVMKRDIPLSIAGKKFVEFISRG, encoded by the coding sequence ATGAATATTAATTTCGAACTCTATAAAGTCTTTTATTATGTGGCAACTACCTTGAGTTTTTCTAAAGCATCGACCAAATTATTTATCTCTCAATCAGCAGTGAGTCAATCTATTAAAACTTTGGAAAAAAATCTTAATACAACTTTATTCAATAGAAATACCAAAAGAGTGACTCTTACTCATGAAGGTGAACTTCTATTACAGCATGTTGAACCTGCTATCAATCTAATTCACAATGGAGAAAACAACATCATGGAAACTAAGGCTCTTAATCAAGGTAAAATCCATATAGGCGCAAGTGATACTATATGTAAGTATATTCTTCTCCCTTATTTCAAGAAATTTCATTCTAGGTACCCTAACATACATTTACAAGTTACCAACAGAACTTCAATCAGATGTGTTGATTTATTAAAACAAGGTAATGTGGATTTTATTGTTACTAATATTCCCAATAATAATATAGATGATTCTATGGAAGTTATTGAATTTCTTGAATTTCAAGATGTTTTTATCGCTGGAAATGATTTTGCAGAATTAAGAAATAAGTTTGTTTCACTGAAAGAACTATTGAAGTATCCTTTATTGATGTTGGAGAAAAATACTACTACAAGTCAATATATCTACAATGTTTTCAAAGATAATGGGCTTTCATTATCTCCTGAGATAGAGCTTACCAGTATTGAACTTCTTGTAGAACTTGCTAAGATTAATCTTGGTATTTCTTTGGTACCAGATTATTGTTTACAAGACAATTTGTTGGAAGATGTTTTTCCATTAGAGATTAATGAAAAACTTCCTAGAAGGGGGTTAGCTGTTGTTATGAAGAGAGATATTCCTTTGTCTATTGCTGGGAAAAAATTTGTTGAGTTTATAAGTCGGGGATAA
- a CDS encoding NAD(P)-dependent alcohol dehydrogenase yields the protein MKGYAMLSIGKTGWIEKEKPVAGPLDAILRPIAIAPCSSDVHTVWAGALGDRKNMILGHEAVGEVVEVGSLVKDFKPGDKVIVPAITPDWGSQEAQLGFPQHSGGMLAGWKFSNFKDGVFAEYFHVNEADANLAHLPEGMDPGVACMISDMVITGFSGSELTDITFGDAVACIGIGPVGLMGVAGANLKGAARIIAVGSRPICVEAAKYYGATDIVNYKKGDIVDQILNLTNGEGVDKVIIAGGNVDTISQAVKIVRAGGKIGNINYLGSGDYIKIPRIEWGVGMGHKNILGGLTPGGRVKTEKLANLVKYNKLDPSKLITHRFEGFKNIEKALYLMKDKPTDLIKPVVTIKY from the coding sequence ATGAAAGGTTACGCAATGTTAAGTATCGGAAAAACAGGTTGGATAGAAAAGGAGAAACCTGTTGCTGGACCGTTAGATGCTATATTAAGACCTATTGCTATAGCACCTTGTAGTTCTGATGTCCATACAGTTTGGGCAGGAGCACTTGGAGATAGAAAAAACATGATTTTAGGACATGAGGCTGTCGGTGAAGTTGTTGAAGTAGGTAGTCTGGTTAAAGATTTCAAACCAGGTGATAAAGTTATTGTTCCAGCTATTACTCCTGACTGGGGAAGTCAAGAAGCTCAATTAGGTTTTCCACAACATTCAGGTGGAATGTTAGCAGGATGGAAATTCTCTAATTTCAAAGATGGCGTATTTGCTGAATATTTTCATGTGAACGAAGCTGATGCCAATTTAGCGCATTTACCAGAAGGTATGGATCCTGGTGTTGCATGTATGATATCTGATATGGTTATCACTGGATTTAGCGGTTCTGAGTTAACAGATATAACATTTGGAGATGCAGTTGCATGTATTGGAATAGGTCCAGTCGGTTTGATGGGTGTTGCAGGTGCAAATCTAAAAGGAGCTGCAAGAATAATTGCTGTTGGAAGTCGTCCAATTTGTGTTGAAGCTGCTAAATATTATGGCGCTACAGATATTGTTAACTATAAAAAAGGAGATATCGTAGATCAAATATTGAATTTAACCAATGGTGAGGGTGTTGATAAAGTCATTATTGCTGGTGGTAACGTAGATACTATTTCACAAGCAGTTAAAATAGTTCGTGCTGGAGGAAAAATCGGAAATATCAATTACCTAGGTTCGGGAGACTATATTAAAATTCCTAGAATTGAATGGGGAGTTGGTATGGGTCATAAAAATATTCTTGGTGGGTTAACACCTGGAGGAAGAGTGAAAACAGAAAAATTAGCTAACTTAGTTAAATACAATAAATTAGATCCAAGTAAATTAATAACTCATAGATTTGAAGGATTTAAAAATATAGAAAAAGCATTATATCTAATGAAAGACAAACCTACTGATTTAATAAAACCAGTTGTAACAATAAAATATTAA
- a CDS encoding phosphoribosylformylglycinamidine synthase, producing the protein MDTIKRVFVEKKTGCNIEAKHLLNDFKSNLSLNNLENIRIVNRYDVAHITDEAYKSALKTIFSEPQVDILTEEVMTLNEDETAFAVEYLPGQYDQRADQAAQCIKILNVDVSPIVRVAKVIVVQGKLSDADINKIKKYYINPVDSREAMLDKPETLDLKFDIPETVSIVDGFIEMGKNQIEELWKQLGLAMSADDLLFTQEYFANTEKRNPTITEIRVLDTYWSDHCRHTTFQTAIENVTFEEGKYNEPVELTYKKYIEDRNEVLGDKADKKDVCLMDIALLAMKKLRAEGYIDDLEVSEEINACSIVVNVDVDGKDQEWLVMFKNETHNHPTEIEPFGGAATCLGGAIRDPLSGRSYVYQAMRVTGAADPRTPLNETLPGKLSQKKIVTESSHGYSSYGNQIGLATGKVHEIYHPNYVAKHMEIGAVIAAAPRENVIRETSDEGDIIILLGGRTGRDGCGGATGSSKEHTEDSIHTCGAEVQKGNPPTERKIQRLFRDKKVSTMIKKCNDFGAGGVSVAIGELADGLIIDLDKVPKKYAGLDGTELAISESQERMAVVVDKNDVDEFISCANRENLEAVIVANVTQEKKLVMKWNGNDIVNISREFLDTNGAKAVTDVHVLSPKEEDNYFEETQVKGENVKEKWLDIIGDINVASQKGLAEKFDSSIGASSVFMPYGGKYQLTPTETMTAKIPLLDGDTSTGTIMSYGYNPYLMSWSPYHGAVYSIVESIAKIVVTGGDYKNIRFTFQEYFKRLGKDKSRWGEPFSALLGAYHVQEMLRLPSIGGKDSMSGTFNDIDVPPTLVSFAVDVVDVNKVISPELKKIDSNLIYVPLSKDSYDLPDLEELKKNYSKIHELIEDGKILAAHTVGYGGLVEAISKMAMGNKIGVTIDESIEESTLYNREYGSILLEMDKDVDYKELLDELNYRYIGCTTKDSVIKFNNENICLYEIIDTWTNTLEDVYPTKTNEDNPVIDKLYKKDNIYICKNKIAKPKVFIPVFPGTNCEYDSAKAFENAGAEVDMLVFKNLTSKDIKDSITEMATKIGDSQIVMIPGGFSAGDEPEGSGKFIATIFRNEKIKNAVLELLNNRDGLMLGICNGFQSLIKLGLVPYGEIRELNNSDPTLTYNTIGRHISCMVDTKIISNKSPWLANVNVGDIHAIPVSHGEGRFIVNETIAKKLFDNGQVATQYVDQNGNPTMDIRYNPNGSLYAIEGITSPDGRILGKMGHSERIGTNVAKNIIGNKDQMIFKSGVQYFTK; encoded by the coding sequence ATGGATACCATTAAAAGAGTTTTTGTAGAGAAAAAGACAGGTTGTAATATAGAAGCAAAACATTTGCTTAATGATTTTAAAAGTAATTTGTCATTAAATAATTTAGAGAATATAAGAATAGTTAATAGATATGATGTAGCTCATATAACAGATGAAGCTTACAAAAGTGCTTTGAAAACCATTTTTTCAGAACCTCAAGTAGATATACTAACAGAAGAAGTTATGACACTTAATGAAGATGAAACAGCTTTTGCAGTAGAATACTTACCAGGGCAGTATGACCAAAGGGCAGATCAAGCTGCTCAATGTATTAAAATATTAAATGTAGATGTCAGTCCAATTGTTAGAGTTGCAAAAGTAATAGTAGTACAAGGCAAATTAAGTGATGCTGATATAAACAAAATAAAGAAATACTATATTAACCCAGTAGATTCAAGAGAAGCTATGTTGGATAAACCAGAAACATTGGATTTGAAGTTCGATATTCCAGAAACAGTTTCAATAGTAGACGGTTTTATTGAAATGGGAAAAAATCAGATTGAAGAGTTATGGAAACAATTGGGACTTGCCATGAGTGCAGACGATTTATTGTTCACTCAAGAATATTTTGCAAATACTGAAAAAAGAAATCCCACAATTACAGAAATCAGAGTCCTAGACACTTATTGGTCTGATCACTGTAGACACACCACATTTCAAACAGCTATAGAAAATGTTACTTTTGAAGAGGGTAAGTATAACGAACCTGTTGAATTAACATATAAAAAATATATAGAAGATAGAAATGAAGTTCTAGGAGATAAGGCTGATAAGAAAGATGTTTGTCTTATGGATATTGCATTATTGGCTATGAAAAAACTTAGAGCAGAAGGATATATAGATGATCTTGAAGTTTCAGAAGAAATCAATGCTTGCAGTATTGTAGTTAATGTAGATGTAGACGGAAAAGACCAAGAATGGTTAGTGATGTTCAAGAATGAAACACATAATCATCCAACAGAAATAGAACCATTTGGTGGAGCTGCAACTTGTCTTGGCGGAGCAATCAGAGATCCATTGTCAGGACGTTCTTATGTATATCAAGCTATGAGAGTAACAGGAGCGGCAGATCCAAGAACACCACTTAATGAAACATTACCCGGGAAATTATCTCAGAAAAAGATAGTAACAGAAAGTTCTCATGGTTACAGTTCTTATGGCAATCAAATAGGTCTTGCGACAGGTAAGGTTCATGAAATATATCATCCCAATTATGTAGCCAAACATATGGAAATTGGAGCAGTTATTGCAGCAGCACCTAGAGAGAATGTAATAAGAGAGACTTCTGATGAAGGAGATATAATTATATTATTAGGTGGAAGAACTGGAAGAGACGGTTGTGGTGGAGCAACAGGTTCTTCTAAAGAACATACAGAAGATTCAATTCATACATGTGGAGCAGAAGTACAAAAAGGTAATCCACCTACTGAAAGAAAAATACAACGTTTGTTTAGAGATAAAAAAGTTAGTACTATGATTAAGAAATGTAATGATTTCGGAGCTGGAGGAGTATCAGTTGCTATAGGTGAATTGGCAGACGGATTGATTATAGATCTTGATAAAGTACCTAAAAAATATGCTGGACTAGATGGAACGGAACTTGCTATCTCTGAATCACAAGAAAGAATGGCAGTAGTTGTTGATAAAAATGATGTTGATGAATTCATTTCTTGTGCTAACAGAGAAAATTTAGAAGCTGTTATTGTGGCTAACGTAACACAAGAGAAAAAACTCGTTATGAAATGGAATGGTAATGATATTGTAAATATCAGTAGAGAGTTCTTAGATACTAATGGTGCGAAGGCGGTAACAGATGTACACGTTCTATCACCAAAAGAAGAAGATAATTATTTTGAAGAAACACAAGTCAAGGGTGAAAATGTAAAAGAGAAATGGTTAGATATAATTGGAGATATCAATGTAGCATCTCAAAAAGGATTAGCTGAGAAATTTGACAGTTCCATTGGAGCATCAAGTGTTTTTATGCCTTATGGTGGCAAATATCAATTGACTCCAACTGAAACTATGACTGCTAAGATACCTTTACTTGATGGAGATACTTCAACAGGTACTATAATGAGTTATGGTTATAATCCATACCTTATGTCATGGAGTCCTTATCATGGAGCTGTATATTCTATAGTGGAGTCAATAGCTAAAATTGTTGTTACTGGTGGAGATTATAAGAATATAAGATTCACTTTCCAAGAATATTTTAAACGTCTTGGTAAAGATAAGAGCAGATGGGGAGAACCATTTAGTGCATTGCTTGGTGCATATCATGTTCAAGAGATGTTAAGACTTCCTTCAATAGGAGGGAAAGACAGTATGTCAGGTACATTCAATGATATAGATGTTCCCCCTACACTAGTTTCTTTTGCTGTAGATGTTGTAGATGTAAACAAAGTCATCTCACCTGAATTAAAGAAAATTGACAGTAATCTTATATATGTACCATTATCAAAGGACTCATATGATTTACCTGATTTGGAAGAACTCAAGAAAAATTACTCCAAGATACATGAACTCATAGAAGATGGTAAGATATTAGCAGCACATACAGTTGGATATGGTGGATTGGTTGAAGCTATCTCTAAAATGGCTATGGGTAACAAAATAGGTGTTACTATAGATGAGTCAATTGAAGAAAGTACTTTATATAATAGAGAATACGGAAGTATTTTATTGGAAATGGATAAAGATGTCGATTATAAAGAATTATTGGATGAACTAAATTATAGATATATTGGTTGTACAACTAAAGATTCAGTTATCAAGTTCAATAATGAAAATATATGTCTTTACGAAATAATTGACACATGGACTAATACTCTAGAAGATGTATATCCAACTAAGACTAATGAGGATAATCCTGTTATTGATAAATTGTATAAGAAAGATAATATATATATATGTAAAAATAAGATTGCTAAGCCAAAAGTATTTATTCCTGTGTTTCCAGGTACCAATTGTGAATATGATTCAGCCAAAGCATTTGAAAATGCTGGTGCGGAAGTAGATATGTTGGTTTTCAAGAATCTCACTTCAAAAGATATAAAAGATTCTATTACAGAAATGGCAACTAAAATAGGCGATAGTCAGATTGTAATGATACCGGGAGGTTTCAGTGCTGGAGATGAACCAGAAGGTTCAGGTAAATTCATTGCGACTATATTCAGAAATGAAAAAATCAAAAATGCTGTACTAGAACTTCTGAATAATAGAGATGGACTTATGCTAGGTATATGTAATGGCTTCCAGTCTCTAATTAAACTAGGACTTGTACCATATGGAGAAATTAGAGAACTTAATAATAGTGATCCAACGCTTACTTATAATACAATCGGCAGACATATATCCTGTATGGTCGATACCAAAATAATAAGCAACAAATCACCTTGGTTAGCTAATGTAAATGTTGGTGACATACATGCCATACCTGTATCTCATGGTGAAGGTAGATTCATAGTGAATGAAACGATAGCTAAAAAACTATTTGACAATGGCCAAGTGGCTACACAATATGTTGACCAAAATGGTAATCCAACAATGGATATTAGATATAATCCAAATGGTTCATTATATGCTATAGAAGGAATAACAAGTCCAGATGGAAGAATACTTGGTAAAATGGGACATTCTGAACGTATTGGAACTAATGTCGCTAAAAACATCATAGGTAATAAAGACCAAATGATATTTAAATCAGGAGTACAATATTTTACTAAATAA
- a CDS encoding PLAT/LH2 domain-containing protein — translation MKNCLKRASVFTAGVVLMVQLISTSVFGWAGELDQDPNTHTLLVTQGLQILENDLSSDDRNNSEFMDVINRLKVSIENFKLGSIMPDFDDKNFSLYQDHFYDPYTKSNFTASSEGELAFLDYIYQTAEYRSKEYIGWALQYWKSGNYNDAIYTLGNAMHYFADLCNPHHASNAIGGTQEHITKHSTFETYVEDNKEQYTINTLGGNTSTSNYSDTLEDEYLPDFITKECDVRAIIGYEQYHNNFVADDESTWNGVADITMKSAQRGIARVLYRFAKEIANPSSVCSNTYDSDIALDVRVKTKDGALTDSYGTDNDVYFGVELKNGRMHEWKLDKSGYNDHEKGDNDTYTVVLEKSAGSEIRKAWIRKQRGWEAGSAEDNWYPLEVEVSSSDNQCHFLKPLNSWFIGNTGIDIVVSDCNFILDKVDVRIKTKDGNLFDSYGTDSDVYFGMQLSDGTIQESMLDKPDYNDFEKGDDDWYSIEYSKLPDAVITKAWLKKVGNDDWYPENITITKDDFVFNTDINQWFYDNTVKEWLF, via the coding sequence ATGAAAAATTGTTTGAAAAGAGCAAGTGTTTTTACAGCAGGAGTAGTTTTGATGGTACAATTAATTTCAACTTCAGTATTTGGATGGGCTGGTGAACTTGACCAAGATCCAAACACACATACTTTGTTAGTCACTCAAGGTTTGCAGATTTTAGAAAATGATTTAAGTTCAGATGACAGAAATAATAGCGAATTCATGGATGTAATCAATAGATTAAAAGTATCTATTGAAAATTTTAAACTTGGTTCTATTATGCCAGATTTTGATGACAAAAATTTTTCTTTATATCAAGATCATTTCTATGACCCCTATACCAAATCTAATTTTACTGCTTCAAGTGAAGGAGAACTCGCATTTCTAGATTATATATATCAAACAGCTGAATATCGTTCAAAAGAATACATAGGATGGGCATTACAATATTGGAAGAGCGGAAATTACAATGATGCAATATATACTTTAGGAAATGCAATGCATTATTTTGCGGACTTATGTAATCCTCATCATGCATCAAATGCTATTGGTGGTACTCAAGAACATATTACAAAACATAGTACATTTGAAACATATGTAGAAGACAATAAAGAGCAATATACTATAAATACACTAGGTGGTAATACTAGTACATCTAATTATTCAGATACATTAGAAGATGAATATCTACCAGATTTCATAACTAAGGAATGTGATGTTAGAGCTATAATCGGATATGAGCAATACCATAATAATTTTGTAGCAGATGATGAATCTACGTGGAATGGTGTTGCAGATATTACAATGAAAAGCGCTCAAAGAGGAATAGCTAGAGTTTTATATCGATTTGCAAAAGAGATTGCAAACCCATCTTCTGTATGTAGTAATACGTATGATAGTGATATTGCTCTTGATGTTCGTGTCAAAACAAAAGATGGAGCATTAACTGATTCTTATGGAACGGATAATGATGTATACTTCGGTGTTGAATTAAAAAATGGTAGAATGCACGAATGGAAGTTGGACAAGTCAGGTTACAATGATCATGAAAAAGGTGATAATGATACATATACTGTAGTGTTAGAAAAATCAGCCGGCTCTGAAATAAGAAAAGCATGGATACGAAAACAAAGAGGATGGGAAGCAGGAAGTGCTGAAGATAACTGGTATCCTTTAGAGGTAGAAGTATCAAGTAGCGATAATCAATGCCATTTCTTAAAACCTCTTAATAGTTGGTTTATAGGTAATACAGGTATTGATATAGTTGTCTCTGATTGCAATTTTATTTTGGATAAAGTCGATGTTCGTATAAAAACCAAAGATGGTAATCTATTTGATTCCTATGGAACAGATAGTGATGTATATTTTGGTATGCAATTAAGTGACGGTACAATTCAAGAAAGTATGTTGGATAAACCAGATTACAATGATTTTGAAAAAGGTGATGATGATTGGTATTCAATAGAATACTCCAAATTACCTGACGCCGTAATTACAAAAGCATGGTTAAAAAAAGTTGGAAACGATGATTGGTATCCAGAGAATATCACAATAACCAAAGATGATTTTGTCTTTAACACTGATATAAATCAATGGTTTTATGATAATACCGTAAAAGAATGGTTATTCTAA